From the Malus domestica chromosome 17, GDT2T_hap1 genome, one window contains:
- the LOC103425974 gene encoding LOW QUALITY PROTEIN: uncharacterized protein (The sequence of the model RefSeq protein was modified relative to this genomic sequence to represent the inferred CDS: substituted 2 bases at 2 genomic stop codons), which produces MGHQLFISLCQSDPLWNLVALTCKFTAKGGVCDVYLVGTCHILAKSCREVEAVIRHLKPEVVFLKLCSSRVAALTPPNLKVTMEEMIEMWKKNHNAFEIYGGIFSKVLSELEVFPGSEFAVAYEEARKYGGKVILGDRPVQITVGRTRAMMPLWHKIKLLYSLLFFRFINXXFVLAYFQLEKMDDDDVMIFIQEMGKKYPTLIETFVHERDRYMSSKLLKIASKHRSVVAVVGKGHLQGIKKHWQQPVVLEDLMVIPSEKPGSSTRRILKSREL; this is translated from the exons ATGGGCCACCAACTTTTTATCAGTTTGTGTCAGAGCGACCCGTTATGGAACTTGGTTGCGCTTACTTGTAAGTTCACTGCAAAGGGCGGTGTTTGTGACGTGTACCTGGTGGGAACGTGTCACATTTTGGCG AAATCGTGCAGAGAAGTGGAAGCAGTGATCAGACATTTGAAACCGGAG GTTGTGTTCTTGAAGTTATGCTCGAGTCGAGTGGCTGCACTCACCCCTCCAAATTTGAAGG TGACAATGGAAGAAATGATCGAAATGTGGAAGAAAAATCATAACGCCTTTGAAATTTATGGTGGGATTTTTTCCAAG GTTTTAAGTGAGCTTGAGGTGTTTCCCGGTTCTGAGTTTGCTGTAGCATATGAAGAAGCAAGGAAGTATGGCGGTAAGGTGATACTTGGTGATCGCCCAGTGCAG ATTACGGTAGGAAGGACGCGGGCAATGATGCCACTTTGGCATAAGATAAAACTGCTGTATTCCTTGCTTTTCTTCCG tttcattaattaatgATTTGTTCTTGCGTATTTTCAGTTAGAGAAAATGGATGATGATGACGTAATGATTTTCATTCAAGAGATGGGCAAGAAATACCCAACTCTAATTGAAACATTCGTACATGAGCGAGATCG GTACATGTCATCAAAATTACTGAAAATTGCCAGCAAGCATCGTTCAGTAGTTGCAGTAGTGGGAAAGGGGCACCTCCAAGGGATTAAGAAGCATTGGCAGCAGCCTGTTGTG CTGGAGGATCTCATGGTAATTCCATCAGAAAAGCCGGGTTCTTCCACCAGGAGAATCCTTAAatctagggaactttaa
- the LOC103417111 gene encoding uncharacterized protein — MIRSTRLIATLYSPESRHVFLSPRRSPNTLAQFSTVRNLRFAATATAGGPRQRDPIRLLMDAESPLPDPAASENFVHVGNPTIGDLADSIVGVDAPRDEYDDNVSTTAEAESSEQRRFLPEELSRSVVVLTCESTAEGGVCDVHLVGTAHVSVESCREVEAVISYLKPQVVFLELCSSRVTALTPQNLKVPTMGEMIEMWKKKHNAFGIVYSWFLAKVSSRLEVFPGAEFRVAYEEAMKYGGRVILGDRPVQITIRRTWAKMPLWHKIKLLYSLLFQAVFLPSPDALNNMLKEMDDVDMLTLVIQEMSKEYPTLMETLVHERDQYMSSTLLRIASENRSVVAVVGKGHLQGIKKHWQQPVVVKDLLVIPSERSVFSTRRIVKSMGVAVTGAAIVSGIYLASKRK; from the exons ATGATTCGCTCGACTCGCCTGATCGCCACACTCTACTCGCCCGAGTCACGCCACGTCTTCCTCTCTCCCCGCCGCTCTCCGAACACCCTCGCGCAATTCTCCACCGTAAGGAATCTCAGATTTGCAGCCACTGCCACCGCCGGCGGTCCGCGTCAGCGCGACCCGATACGGCTCCTGATGGATGCGGAATCACCCTTGCCCGACCCGGCGGCATCCGAAAACTTTGTCCACGTCGGGAACCCTACGATTGGGGACTTGGCCGATAGCATCGTCGGTGTCGATGCGCCGAGGGACGAGTACGACGACAATGTTTCGACGACCGCCGAGGCTGAGAGTTCCGAACAGAGGAGGTTTCTTCCTGAGGAGCTGTCGAGGAGCGTCGTCGTGCTCACTTGTGAGTCCACGGCTGAGGGCGGCGTTTGCGACGTGCACCTGGTTGGAACGGCTCATGTTTCGGTG GAATCGTGCAGAGAAGTTGAAGCAGTGATCAGCTATTTGAAACCACAG GTTGTGTTCTTGGAGTTATGCTCGAGTCGAGTGACTGCACTCACCCCTCAGAATTTGAAG GTACCGACAATGGGAGAAATGATCGAAATGTGGAAGAAAAAGCATAATGCCTTTGGGATTGTTTACAGCTGGTTCCTTGCCAAG GTTTCAAGTAGGCTTGAGGTGTTTCCCGGTGCTGAGTTTCGTGTAGCATATGAAGAAGCAATGAAGTATGGCGGTAGGGTGATACTTGGTGATCGCCCAGTGCAG ATTACGATACGAAGGACGTGGGCAAAAATGCCACTTTGGCATAAGATTAAACTGCTGTATTCCTTGCTTTTTCAAGCAGTCTTTCTACCCAGCCCTGATGCTCTTAATAATATG TTAAAGGAAATGGATGATGTTGACATGCTGACTCTCGTGATTCAAGAGATGAGCAAGGAGTACCCAACTCTAATGGAAACACTCGTACATGAACGAGATCA GTACATGTCATCAACATTACTGAGAATTGCGAGCGAGAATCGTTCAGTAGTTGCAGTAGTGGGAAAGGGGCACCTCCAAGGAATTAAGAAGCATTGGCAGCAGCCTGTTGTG GTGAAGGATCTTTTGGTAATTCCATCAGAAAGGTCAGTTTTTTCCACCCGGAGAATCGTTAAATCTATGGGTGTGGCGGTGACTGGGGCGGCCATAGTATCAGGCATCTATCTTGCATCCAAGAGGAAGTAG